Proteins encoded by one window of Flavobacterium sp. N502540:
- a CDS encoding OsmC family protein, which translates to MKFTRKAHANWKGTGMEGKGTISTQSTTLDNAQLSFKTRFADGVGTNPEELVAAAHSGCFTMQLSFLLNEGGYTADDLTTEATVTFEDGSITLIHLDLKGKVPSISAEEFEKTAAKAKEICPISKLLNTTITLSVTLLA; encoded by the coding sequence ATGAAATTTACAAGAAAAGCACATGCCAACTGGAAAGGAACAGGAATGGAAGGTAAAGGAACCATCAGTACACAAAGCACCACTTTAGACAACGCACAGCTATCGTTTAAAACAAGATTTGCAGATGGCGTTGGAACGAATCCCGAAGAACTTGTTGCTGCAGCTCATTCCGGCTGTTTTACGATGCAATTAAGCTTTTTACTAAACGAAGGCGGTTACACAGCCGATGATCTAACCACAGAAGCCACAGTGACCTTTGAAGACGGCTCTATCACCTTGATTCATTTAGACCTAAAAGGAAAAGTACCATCCATTTCAGCAGAAGAATTCGAAAAAACAGCAGCAAAGGCAAAGGAAATCTGTCCGATTTCCAAACTTTTGAATACTACTATCACACTATCTGTTACACTACTCGCTTAA
- a CDS encoding DUF349 domain-containing protein has protein sequence MLEEKNDNLQEADGKLEIDINDSTENNAIETADADAVTENTISNDEIESESTIETTEANHQTALDAITNSNAEESEDETLKERHEIPMQDYDTFSLDALVDELRKLINTDKVMSVKDHIEEIKKSFLLQYNHFIEEKKEEFNASKQDPNEEFEYHSPLKSKFDEYYNVFRDKRNAHFKHLQTNLKSNLDNRLAIVEELKELINPQENIKDTLKHFNDLRERWKNAGAIPKDKYNHVWNNYHFHVENFYDYLHLDREARDLDFKHNLEQKQKIVARVEELVDETDISKAFRELQDLHRIWKEDIGPVSKEHRDTIWNRFSELTKKIHDKREVLFENQRANEQNNLEIKKEIIAKIEVLGTEKVNSHSQWLVQIQKVEALRNEFFAAGKVPSEVNEETWAAFKTAVRNFNAFKNSFYKDIKKDQNDNLNKKMALVAKAKELQESTDFTATTPIMKQIQEEWKQIGHVPKKYSDKIWKEFKDACNHYFDKLKEHKSEENVDEVAAFDNKKAYLDILRAYQLTGDHKTDLDAIKAHIEIWKGYGKVPFARRHIEGKFNKILDALFEKLSLSKKETEMMRFSNRIDSLSDSNDTRKLDNEKIFLMRKIEEVQNEIFQLENNIQFFTNTKNAKKENSIVLEVRKNIAIHKESLEVWKEKLKQLRNLNQE, from the coding sequence ATGTTAGAAGAAAAGAATGATAACCTGCAAGAAGCAGACGGAAAATTAGAAATCGACATTAACGATTCTACTGAGAATAATGCAATCGAAACGGCTGATGCCGATGCAGTAACCGAAAATACAATTTCGAATGATGAGATTGAATCAGAAAGTACTATTGAAACTACCGAAGCCAATCATCAGACTGCATTAGATGCCATAACCAATTCGAATGCCGAAGAAAGTGAAGATGAGACGCTTAAAGAGCGTCATGAAATTCCTATGCAGGATTATGATACTTTTTCTTTGGATGCCCTTGTTGATGAATTGAGAAAACTGATTAATACAGACAAAGTAATGTCTGTAAAAGATCACATCGAAGAAATCAAGAAGTCGTTTTTATTACAATACAATCACTTTATAGAAGAGAAAAAAGAAGAATTCAATGCTTCAAAACAAGATCCGAATGAAGAATTCGAATACCACTCTCCTTTAAAATCAAAATTCGACGAGTATTACAATGTTTTTAGAGATAAAAGAAATGCTCATTTTAAGCATTTACAAACTAACCTTAAATCAAATTTAGACAACAGACTTGCTATCGTTGAAGAGCTTAAAGAGCTTATCAATCCGCAGGAGAACATCAAGGATACACTTAAACATTTTAATGATTTAAGAGAAAGATGGAAGAATGCAGGTGCAATTCCGAAAGACAAATACAATCACGTTTGGAACAATTACCATTTTCATGTAGAGAATTTTTATGATTACCTGCATTTAGATCGTGAGGCAAGAGATTTGGATTTCAAACACAATCTGGAACAAAAACAAAAAATAGTTGCCCGTGTTGAAGAATTGGTTGATGAAACCGACATCAGCAAGGCATTCCGTGAATTACAAGATTTACACAGAATCTGGAAAGAAGATATCGGACCGGTTTCTAAAGAACACCGTGATACGATCTGGAACAGATTTAGTGAACTGACTAAGAAAATTCACGACAAAAGAGAAGTTTTGTTTGAAAATCAAAGAGCAAACGAACAAAACAATCTCGAAATTAAAAAAGAGATCATTGCCAAAATTGAGGTTTTAGGAACCGAAAAAGTAAACTCCCACTCACAATGGCTGGTACAGATTCAGAAAGTAGAAGCGCTAAGAAATGAGTTTTTTGCTGCCGGTAAAGTGCCTTCAGAAGTGAATGAAGAAACCTGGGCTGCGTTTAAAACTGCCGTTAGAAACTTTAATGCTTTTAAAAATTCATTTTACAAAGACATTAAAAAGGATCAAAACGACAATTTAAACAAAAAAATGGCTCTTGTAGCAAAAGCTAAAGAATTACAGGAAAGCACTGATTTTACCGCCACTACTCCAATCATGAAGCAAATTCAGGAAGAGTGGAAACAAATTGGTCACGTTCCTAAAAAATATTCCGATAAAATCTGGAAAGAATTTAAAGATGCCTGCAATCACTATTTTGACAAATTAAAAGAGCACAAATCAGAGGAAAACGTTGATGAAGTAGCTGCTTTTGATAACAAAAAAGCTTATTTAGACATCTTAAGAGCTTACCAGTTAACAGGTGATCACAAAACCGATCTGGATGCCATCAAAGCACATATCGAAATCTGGAAAGGCTATGGAAAAGTACCTTTCGCAAGACGTCATATTGAAGGGAAATTCAATAAAATTTTAGATGCTCTTTTTGAAAAACTAAGTTTGAGTAAAAAAGAAACTGAAATGATGCGTTTCTCTAACCGAATCGATTCTCTGTCTGACAGTAATGATACTCGTAAATTAGACAACGAAAAGATTTTCTTAATGCGTAAAATTGAAGAAGTTCAAAATGAAATTTTCCAATTGGAGAATAACATTCAGTTCTTTACCAATACAAAAAATGCCAAAAAAGAGAACTCAATTGTTCTTGAGGTTCGCAAAAACATCGCAATTCACAAGGAAAGCTTAGAAGTTTGGAAAGAAAAACTAAAGCAATTGCGAAACTTGAATCAGGAATAA